ACTTGACAGGTACGGTTCCCCGATCTGCCGATTGCCGTAGGTGCGCCCGCCCACTACCACTTGTGGCCCCGGCACATTGCGTAGGAAGTTGCCCACCTGAATCTGCTGGCTATGCTCGGCGGTGCCCTGCCAAATGATTTTTCCCGTCATGGCTTGATAGACAAACACACCTGCTTCGCTGTTAGCCGTCACGATGTCGAGGTGGCCGTCGCCGTCTACATCCCCAAACTTGTAGCTGTCAGCGTGGTCGTGGTTGTCGGGCAGCAGGTCAAACCGGTCCCATATTTTCTGCCCTTTCGTATCGAGCAGCAGCGTGCCCACCAGCACCTCATCGAGCCCATCTTGATTCAGATCGACAGGGTACACGTAGTGGCCTAGGTTGTCCTTCTTGCGCTGCTCGGTGTGGCTCCACAGCGAGTTCAGCTTGGCATCGTAGGCCTGCACGTTGATGGTGCCGCCCATGTCGGTAAACACGACCAAGTCGTTGGGCGAGCCGGGGTGCAGCTTACCAACGGCCAGGCGGAAGTTGTTGTACACGTGCGGTAGTGGCTTTGTAGGCCACGCCACTTTGCGCTTGATCTTGCCCGTGCGCCCATCGGCCATCACCAGCCACTCCTGACCATCTATAAAGCGCCAGTGTACCACTTCCGCCTTGCCATCGTGGTCGAAATCCCAGAGCACGCCGGGCGCTTCAAATTCTGAGCGCTCCTTCACGTACTCGGCAGGTGCTTTATAATTCCACAGCTCCTTGCCGCTGTTGTCAAAGACGTGCGCTGAAAAGTCAGGCTCCAACACCATAAAGTCGGTCTGGCCGTCGCCATTCACGTCCCCAAACTTCACGGCGTTCGATGGTGGTATGGCGTACTCCTTCAGCAGCTTCACGTTCTCGCTAAGCTGAAAAGGTCGAATATCCTCCTCCGTTAAGTTCGAGTTCTTGGTCAGGACCAACACATCGAAGCTAGGTGCAGCATCGATTCGGGTTATTTTGATGTTCACCGTGCCGGGTTGCAAGTCGAATGTGCCGCCTGCTTGCCAGCTCAGCTTACCTGTCCCGAAGCTAGCGGCCGTTACCTTATCATTCACGGCCACCTTAAACGAGGCATTCTTCTCTCCCTGGCTGCGCACGAAAAGGGTGTAAGTCCCTGCTTCGGGCACTTGTACCTTCATCATCAGGTTTGTTTCGGATTTCAGCACCAGCGCGGTGTTATTAAATAACCACGGCACATTCAGGGCTCCCGCATCGGCAATGATGTTGCCTTTGGGAATTTCCTGCAAGAAGTCGGAAGCGGGAATAAGAATAGTGCTTGCCAACGGTTGCGGTCGACTAGCGGCTACTGCTTGCGAAGTAGCTTGTACTACCTGCGCGGTGCCACCGTGCCATAAGCTCACCAGCACAGCACTCAGTACAATTAGTTTTTTCATGTAAGTAGATAGTTATGCGCGCCGGTTTTCAGCTTGCTTGCTCTATCTACAGATACGTCTGCGTACTACTCTCCTGATGTGTCCTAGGTGCGACTTCTTGCTGACTACCAATCATCAACAAGCTCGGCTGGTGGCGTAAACTACTTAGAGTTGATTCAAATGAACTTGTTCAATTACCAACTCACTACTTTGTGCCGTTGTGACTACATGGCAGCAATACGCCGGATCTAATAGCACCTCTTTACAATACCACTTCTTATTCTCCCAGGTAATAGTACTATCAGAAAAATTCACTTTTTCGGGCGAATAACTAAGCCCCAGCCCTATTGCTTTTAGGAAGGCTTCTTTCTGTGTCCAGTGCTGGTAAAATGTGCGCATACTGTCCTTGGCCTGTATAATCTCCGACCACTCTTGTGGCGAGAAATGACTTTGCATGTCTTGCAAATCAATTCTCTTAACTTCTTCTATATCAACACCTACCTGATTATCTACACTAAGTGCACAAACAACATACGCCCCCGAGTGTGAAATATTAAAACTAAGTCCTTCCTCAAAATAGGGCTTCTTATAATTCGTGTATTTTATATCAGCAAGCGAATAATTATCTGCTCCTACCACTTGCATTCCTTTCAGCAGTAGCATATTTCCTAATAAGCTACGCTGCGCATCCTGCCAATTTTTGAAGCGCAGTATTTTCTCTTGAGCAGCAAACGGAAGCTTGTGCAACACCAATTCAAGCTGCGCAGCTTGCAGCTGTTGATAAGAGCTCGTGTAAAATAGATAGATCATTTCAACTACTGAACTAAGGAGCTCTACCGATTTTTAAAGCTACGCTTGCAGCGCATCCGTTGCATGAATTTACCAGCTTAAAGCACTTCGCAAAATAACGTGCCTACTTTATTATTTGGGGAGCTTTAACGTATCACTTCATTTCACTTAAGTACAGCCTCGCGGAAATCAGCAGACGAGTTACACCTTCGTTTTATTCAATAATTAATAACAAGCTAAAATTATTATATCGCCTATTATGAAAAATAACATAGCCTTCAAGTCCATATTGTGTTTTATTTTTTATATTGCATAAGAGAATTATACAATTCTTTTCCTCCTACAGGCTTAAAAGTAGGGACTATATTGACCTATGCTGCCCCAATCCAAACCTCACGCACTACTGTCAAAATTCTACTCTTTCTCCTCGTCGCAAAGCATTGTCCATCTATTTGAACAACAAGTAGCTCAGACCCCGCATGCCACTGCGTTACGATTTCAACTTGAGACACTTAGCTACCAACAGCTTAACGAGCAGGCAAACCAATTAGCGGCTTATCTACGCCAAACGGGGCTAGCACCGCGCACGCTGGTACCCGTGTGCTTAGACCGCTCCCCGCAGCTTATCGTCAGCTTACTTGCCGTGCTCAAAGCGGGGGCGGCCTATGTGCCGCTCGACCCAAGCTATCCGCTCGAGCGACTGCGCTACATGCTTTATGACACGGCAGCGCCGCTGGTGCTCACCACCGAAGCGCTTAAGCCCAAGCTGCTGTCCGCGGCAACGCCTGACTTAACCATGGTAGCGTTAGATGGCCCCGAGGCTAGCGGCATCGCCGGGCAGCCCACCGACAACCTAGCTCCCCTGAGCAGCGCACACGATTTGGCGTACGTCATGTATACGTCGGGCTCAACGGGTACGCCCAAAGGAGTACTGGTGGAACACCGCAATGTGATAAGCCTCGTGAAAGAGGCCGGCTACGTGGCGCTCACCCCCGATGATATCCTGCTGTCGACTGGCTCGCCGTCCTTTGATGCTACCACGTTCGAGTACTGGGGCATGTTGCTGAATGGCGGCCAACTGGTGCTCGCTACCGAAAACCTACTGCTGAATAACGACCTGCTGAAGGAAGAAATACGGGTACGTGGGGTAAGCAAAATGTGGTTTACCTCTAGCTGGTTCAACCAACTAGTCGACAGCGACCTGCATCTGTTTAGTGGCCTTGACACCATCTTGGTAGGTGGCGAGAAGCTGTCGGAGCCACACATTCAGAAGCTCAAGCAAGCATACCCGGCGCTCACCGTTGTCAATGGCTACGGCCCAACCGAAAACACCACATTTTCGCTTACCTACCCCATCACGGGTGCCGAGGTGCCTAGCCCCATCCCGATAGGTCAGCCACTCAGCAACCGCACGGCTTACGTGCTGGATGAGCAACTGCAACCTGTAGCAGCGGGCACTACGGGCGAGCTGTACGTGGGTGGCGCGGGCGTAGCGCGTGGCTACCTCAATCAGCCCGAACTCACGGCGGAGCGCTTTATTACGGACCCGTTCAGCGAGGAAGAAGGTGCTCACCTGTACAAGACCGGCGACCTAGCTCGCACCCTGCCCAGTGGCGATATCGAGTACCTAGGTCGCCTCGACGACCAAGTGAAGGTGCGCGGCTACCGCATTGAGCTCGGTGAGGTGGAGAATGCGCTGAACGCGCTGGAGCACATCAGCAACAGCTGCGTAGTGGTGCGCCAAGATGCCAATGCCGTGAAGCGCCTCGTGAGCTACTACGTGCCCAACTGGCAAGTGGTGAAGGTGAAAGAGCGGGAGCTGTATCACCGGCAGGTAGCAAGCTGGAAAGAGCTGTACGAAACGGAATATGCCAAAACGGAGGACGAGGAAACTGTCGACCAGGAGTTCAACATCATTGGTTGGAATGACAGCTTCACCGGTATGCCCATTCCGGCCGAGCAAATGCGCGAATGGCTTCAGGATATCGTAGGCGTTATTTTCTCGGAAAAGCCGGAAAACGTGCTGGAAATTGGCTGCGGCACGGGCTTGATCTATTATCAGCTCGCGGGCAAAGTCAAGAAGTACATCGGCACCGACTTTTCGCGCTCCTGCGTTAACCAAATCACTCAACACATCCGCAAGGGCCAGCGCGACTACGGTCCTACGGAGCTGCAAGTAGGCGCCGCGCACGAGCTAGCGTTGCGCTCCGGCGAGCAGGTCGATACGATTCTGCTGAACTCCATTATCCAGTACTTCCCGGGCGAAGACTACCTGAGCGAAGTCATTGCCAAAAGCATCTCGCTGCTGGATGGCAACGGCCGCATCATCCTAGGCGACGTGCGCGACAACCGACTGCTGCCGCTCTTCAAGGGCCGCTTGCACGCGCAAAAAGCGCCGGCCACAGAAGGCATCCGGGAGTTTAAGTGGTTGGTCGAGCAAGAGGTGCTGAAGGAAGAAGAGCTTTGCTTCTCGCCCGAGTACTTCTACCGGCTGCAAACGCTTTACCCGCAAATCACGCACGTAGAGGTTCAATGGAAAAATGGTGCTTATATCAACGAGCTAACCCTATACCGCTACACGGTGATCTTGCACGTGGGCGAAAAACCCGAAGTGCTCACGCCGCAGTGGCAGCACTGGACTGGCTCACAGACTCAGTCAGCCGTTAGCGAGCAGCTCCAACAAGGCGCCCCCGTAGTTGCCCTGCAAGATGTACCCAACCCGCGCTTGTGGCGCGAGCGTCGCCTGAGCCAACTTCTGCACGACCAGCCGGAGGCCACCCTCGGCGACGTACTACCTAGCCTCGAAACGCAAGATGCCGAAAGCCTAGCCTTCGCGCAGGTGATAGGAGAGGCGCAAGCGGCCGGCTACCACGTCCGCCTGCTGCTCGACGAAGATCCGCTGAAGATGAATGTGGTGTTGGAACGTACGTTTTCGGGTCAGTTTGTGGCGTCGGTGTACAGCGACAAAGACTATCGCACGAGCACCAACACCACCAACATTTCGCTCTTCAACGACATTAGCGCGCTGTTGCAGAAGGATATCCGCACCTTGTTGCAGCGCCGCTTGCCGGAGTACATGGTACCGGCCGAGTTCATCCCCCTCGGGTACTTGCCGCTGACCAGCAACGGCAAAGTAGACCGACGCTTCCTGACTCAACGCGAAGACCGCGGCGTCATCAACAAGTTTAATTACCAAGCGCCCCGCAACGAGTTGGAGCAGAAGCTAGCTACCATCTGGCAAGAACTGTTGGTGCTGGATAAAATTGGCATCTACGACAACTTTTTCGAGCTAGGTGGCCACTCGCTGCTAGCCACGCGGGTGGTGTCGGCGGTGCGCAAGCAATTGGCGGTAGAGTTGGTCATCAAGGATCTGTTCGTGCACCCCACCATTGCCGACTTATCCGAGTATTTGCAGGCGCACAACAAAGATTTGGTGCTGCCGGCCATCGTTGCCCAGCCCCGACCTGAGCGCATCCCCTTGTCTTTCAGTCAAGAACGCCTGTGGTTCATTGACCAGCTAGAAGGCAGCGTGCAGTACCACGTGCCCATTGTGCTGCGACTCCGCGGTAAGCTGAACCTAAGTGCTTTATCCGCTGCCTTGTTTGGTATTCTGCAACGGCATGAAGTGTTGCGGACCGTGCTGCGA
This Hymenobacter sp. GOD-10R DNA region includes the following protein-coding sequences:
- a CDS encoding 4'-phosphopantetheinyl transferase family protein, whose translation is MIYLFYTSSYQQLQAAQLELVLHKLPFAAQEKILRFKNWQDAQRSLLGNMLLLKGMQVVGADNYSLADIKYTNYKKPYFEEGLSFNISHSGAYVVCALSVDNQVGVDIEEVKRIDLQDMQSHFSPQEWSEIIQAKDSMRTFYQHWTQKEAFLKAIGLGLSYSPEKVNFSDSTITWENKKWYCKEVLLDPAYCCHVVTTAQSSELVIEQVHLNQL